The following proteins come from a genomic window of Diorhabda carinulata isolate Delta chromosome X, icDioCari1.1, whole genome shotgun sequence:
- the LOC130902809 gene encoding DNA excision repair protein ERCC-1 yields the protein MDDSLQDVAAEFETDFFVNETEQTASTSKEVNVNIKIPSSKTHCILVNPKQRGNPLLKSIHNVPWEYEDIIPDYQMGLTTCALFLSIRYHNLNPDYIHERLKKLGQMYQLRVLLVQIDIKDPHHVLKNLTRICILADLTLILAWSPEEAGKIIETYKIYENKPAESIKEKGEASPYLRLIQVLTSVRSINKSDAMALIDKFKTLNGIIQASELQLAEIPGFGLRKANKLYTCLHERFCR from the exons ATGGATGATTCTCTACAAGACGTAGCAGCTGAATTCgaaacagatttttttgttaatgaaacCGAGCAAACTGCTA gTACATCTAAGGAAGTTAATGTAAATATCAAGATACCTAGTAGCAAAACTCATTGTATATTGGTGAATCCAAAACAACGTGGAAACCCTCTACTGAAATCAATACACAACGTTCCTTGGGAGTATGAAGATATAATACCAGATTATCAAATGGGATTAACAACTTGTGCTTTATTTCTTTCTATTAGATACCATAATTTAAATCCTGATTACATTCATGAAAGATTAAAAAAGTTGGGGCAAATGTACCAGCTAAGAGTTCTTTTAGTTCAG attgatATTAAAGATCCACATcacgttttaaaaaatttaacaagaaTATGTATTTTGGCAGACTTGACATTAATACTGGCATGGAGTCCTGAAGAAGCaggaaaaataatagaaacttataaaatttacgaaaataaacCAGCAGAAAGTATTAAAGAAAAAGGGGAAGCTTCACCATATTTAAGg TTGATACAAGTTTTAACATCTGTGAGATCAATAAATAAGTCTGACGCAATGGCGTTAATCGACAAATTCAAAACTTTGAATGGCATTATACAGGCATCAGAACTACAGTTGGCAGAAATTCCCGGTTTCGGTTTGAGGAAGGCTAATAAATTGTATACATGTTTACATGAAAGATTTTGTAGGTGA